Proteins encoded in a region of the Stieleria neptunia genome:
- a CDS encoding Flp family type IVb pilin translates to MKKFANSIVEFLKEEDGPTAVEYAVMLALIVVVCLAAVGTIGTESNKKFEEVGAAIAAN, encoded by the coding sequence ATGAAAAAGTTCGCTAATAGCATCGTTGAGTTCTTGAAGGAAGAAGATGGCCCGACCGCAGTGGAATACGCTGTGATGTTGGCCCTGATCGTCGTCGTTTGCTTGGCTGCAGTCGGCACGATTGGTACCGAGTCGAACAAGAAGTTCGAAGAAGTCGGCGCCGCAATCGCTGCTAACTGA
- a CDS encoding type II and III secretion system protein family protein codes for MQMFRNAVRPAALKLIALFSVACLATHAGAQDVDDAQLTSAAATAGAANHTITRAVERMQMLVKSSSILTLEAKIPRFQVHNEEVLGATPISQNQLQVFAKTPGTTQINLWDTEDKQYTVDITVIADAREIEGILSSQLPLATLKVMPVNASAIVSGYVTSVDDVDRAIAIVEQYYPTVVNNIRVVGVQQVLLHTRIMEVSRTKLRELGVDWDWIGDTRSFTSYPGAITDPTNVFQGEEFNAFISALRQQDLVKYLAEPTVIATHGRPARFTVGGQIPYIVPSGNGNISVRYEEYGTSVDFLPFVVGPGRVRLEVRPEVKEPDESRSLIVAGANVIAFSQRYVETAVELQAGQTFAIAGLLQSRTESTTRATPLLGELPVLGTFFRTVREQRNDIELLITVTPELVDAMDPHQVPRGGPGLNSMSPNDRDLYMNGHIEVPNLLGGDGCSMNSGPAVSGNASMIHSNVMQNGAMMAHGSLLSPGMGLPPGATLDQGSALPPGAILPGAEPTVVGEGVIISTPDEY; via the coding sequence ATGCAAATGTTCCGAAATGCGGTCCGCCCAGCCGCGCTCAAATTGATCGCCCTTTTCTCGGTGGCGTGTCTCGCGACTCATGCCGGCGCACAAGACGTCGACGACGCTCAACTGACTTCTGCCGCTGCGACAGCCGGCGCCGCCAACCACACGATCACACGTGCGGTTGAACGGATGCAAATGCTGGTCAAGTCGAGCAGCATTCTGACCTTGGAGGCGAAGATCCCGCGATTCCAAGTTCACAACGAAGAAGTGCTCGGTGCCACACCGATTTCGCAGAATCAGCTGCAGGTGTTCGCCAAGACACCCGGGACCACGCAAATCAATTTGTGGGACACCGAGGACAAGCAATACACGGTCGACATCACGGTGATCGCCGACGCCCGCGAGATCGAAGGCATCTTGTCGTCCCAGCTGCCGCTGGCGACGCTCAAGGTGATGCCGGTCAATGCCTCAGCGATCGTCTCCGGTTACGTCACCAGCGTCGACGATGTCGATCGGGCGATCGCCATCGTGGAACAATACTATCCGACGGTCGTCAACAACATTCGCGTGGTGGGTGTCCAACAGGTGTTGTTGCACACCCGCATCATGGAAGTCTCTCGGACCAAGCTTCGCGAGCTTGGTGTTGACTGGGACTGGATTGGTGACACGCGATCCTTCACCAGTTACCCGGGCGCGATCACCGACCCGACCAATGTCTTCCAGGGGGAGGAGTTCAACGCCTTCATCTCCGCTCTGCGCCAGCAGGATCTGGTGAAGTACTTGGCCGAGCCCACGGTGATCGCCACTCACGGCCGGCCGGCACGGTTCACCGTCGGTGGTCAAATTCCCTACATCGTTCCCTCGGGCAACGGAAACATTTCGGTCCGATACGAGGAGTACGGGACGTCGGTCGACTTCCTGCCGTTCGTCGTCGGACCCGGTCGCGTGCGATTGGAAGTCCGCCCGGAAGTCAAAGAACCCGACGAATCGCGTTCGCTGATCGTCGCCGGGGCAAACGTCATCGCGTTCAGCCAGCGATACGTCGAAACGGCTGTGGAACTGCAAGCCGGACAGACCTTTGCGATCGCCGGATTGCTGCAAAGCCGCACCGAATCGACCACTCGGGCGACGCCCTTGCTGGGAGAATTACCGGTCCTCGGCACGTTCTTCCGCACCGTCCGCGAACAGCGCAACGACATCGAACTGTTGATCACCGTGACGCCGGAACTGGTCGACGCGATGGATCCCCACCAAGTGCCGCGAGGCGGTCCGGGACTCAACAGCATGTCGCCCAACGATCGAGATCTGTACATGAACGGCCACATCGAAGTCCCCAACTTGCTGGGCGGCGACGGTTGCTCGATGAACAGCGGACCGGCCGTTTCCGGCAACGCATCGATGATCCACAGCAACGTGATGCAGAACGGAGCCATGATGGCCCATGGAAGTCTGCTGTCGCCGGGCATGGGATTGCCACCCGGAGCGACTCTGGATCAAGGATCCGCGTTGCCACCGGGAGCCATCCTGCCGGGAGCCGAACCGACGGTCGTGGGTGAGGGAGTCATCATCAGCACGCCTGACGAGTATTGA
- a CDS encoding SGNH/GDSL hydrolase family protein yields the protein MTMIRFGLCLTLALAHVVSAPAQDAAKKDAAKKPAAKKVNPAFQPPDVNPKLPNVLLIGDSISIGYMVAARAAMQGKANVFRPPTNCGPTTRGLDQIDQWLGDRMWDVVHWNFGLHDLKYLGPKGQNLADPQADGSHQQVPIDEYQTNIEKLARRIKQQAKTVIWRETTPVPEGAAGRVVGDSAKYNAAAAKVIEKVGGIQIDPFFDFAESVKEHQRPANVHYTAEGSKLLGEHVAELIETVLAD from the coding sequence ATGACCATGATCCGATTCGGACTCTGCCTGACCCTTGCGCTCGCCCACGTCGTTTCCGCCCCCGCCCAAGACGCCGCCAAAAAGGACGCCGCCAAAAAACCGGCGGCGAAAAAGGTCAACCCTGCCTTTCAACCCCCGGACGTCAATCCCAAGCTTCCCAATGTTCTGCTGATCGGTGATTCGATCTCCATCGGCTACATGGTCGCCGCACGCGCCGCGATGCAAGGCAAGGCCAACGTGTTTCGGCCGCCGACCAATTGCGGTCCGACGACACGTGGTTTAGATCAGATCGATCAATGGCTCGGTGATCGCATGTGGGATGTCGTTCATTGGAACTTCGGACTTCATGACCTCAAGTACCTGGGGCCCAAAGGCCAGAATCTGGCCGATCCGCAGGCCGACGGCTCGCACCAGCAGGTGCCGATCGACGAGTACCAAACCAACATCGAAAAACTGGCCCGCCGCATCAAGCAACAGGCAAAGACTGTCATTTGGCGCGAGACGACGCCGGTGCCCGAGGGCGCCGCCGGACGCGTCGTCGGTGATTCGGCCAAGTACAACGCGGCGGCCGCCAAAGTGATCGAGAAGGTCGGCGGAATTCAGATCGATCCATTTTTCGACTTCGCAGAGTCTGTCAAAGAACACCAGCGGCCCGCCAACGTCCACTACACCGCCGAAGGATCGAAGTTGCTCGGTGAGCATGTCGCCGAACTGATCGAGACCGTGCTGGCAGACTAA
- a CDS encoding leucyl aminopeptidase, with translation MSESPSQSQPNPVAPQLPCPSFVATDNPIGEKCDVLIVGLCDDAPLSATAAGLDQALGGVISRLIGQEKLSSDSGESMLIAGVGDEGSQLVLLIGLGEKSKLDREAAFTLTSTAVRSLVSKPHEKWVVALPECFDAVDHDAIVAGALYGLEGQSIYRTKSPIHVPATIAIASADTTAIDRGVILGDSINLARRLVNEPASVIYPASFAERATALATEVGLGCEVWDEQRLADENCRAILAVGAGSDKPPRLVILRHDGGPQGEPPIAIVGKGVTFDSGGLSIKPSDGMVDMKCDMGGAATVVGVMRALAKLGVKKNVIGFCGLAENMVSGSSYKLGDVIVTRSGKTIEILNTDAEGRVVLSDTLDVAVEHQPAAMVDLATLTGACMVALGNEVAGLMTNNQSACDAVIDAARGEGEPVWQLPMFELYNDKVKSKVADIKNIGEGRWGGAITAAKFLENFVGDVPWVHIDIAGPAFADSPKPHRDAGATGVMVRTLVRWIENQAG, from the coding sequence ATGTCGGAAAGCCCGTCCCAGTCTCAACCGAATCCCGTCGCCCCACAACTGCCATGCCCGAGTTTTGTCGCGACCGACAACCCGATCGGTGAAAAATGCGACGTCTTGATCGTGGGCCTCTGCGACGATGCACCGCTGTCGGCGACCGCGGCCGGTCTGGATCAAGCCCTGGGCGGCGTGATCAGCCGCTTGATCGGTCAAGAAAAACTTTCCTCCGACTCCGGCGAATCGATGCTGATTGCGGGGGTCGGTGATGAAGGTTCGCAGTTGGTGTTGCTGATCGGATTGGGTGAAAAATCAAAACTCGATCGCGAAGCCGCGTTCACGCTGACCAGCACGGCGGTCCGATCGTTGGTTTCCAAGCCGCACGAAAAATGGGTCGTCGCGTTGCCGGAGTGCTTTGACGCGGTCGATCATGATGCGATCGTCGCCGGCGCCTTGTACGGTTTGGAAGGCCAGTCGATCTACCGCACCAAATCGCCGATCCATGTGCCGGCGACGATCGCCATCGCATCGGCCGACACAACCGCGATCGATCGGGGCGTGATCTTGGGCGATTCGATCAATTTGGCGCGGCGGTTGGTCAACGAACCCGCGTCGGTCATCTACCCGGCTTCGTTCGCCGAGCGGGCGACGGCCTTGGCGACAGAAGTCGGTCTGGGGTGTGAAGTGTGGGATGAACAACGATTGGCCGACGAGAACTGTCGGGCGATCCTTGCCGTCGGCGCGGGCAGCGACAAACCGCCCCGCCTGGTCATCCTTCGACACGACGGCGGACCGCAGGGCGAACCGCCGATCGCGATCGTCGGGAAAGGCGTCACGTTTGACAGCGGCGGTTTGTCGATCAAGCCCAGCGACGGGATGGTCGACATGAAATGCGACATGGGCGGCGCCGCGACCGTGGTCGGAGTGATGCGGGCGTTGGCGAAGTTGGGCGTCAAGAAAAACGTCATCGGATTCTGCGGGCTCGCCGAAAACATGGTCAGCGGGTCGAGCTACAAACTCGGTGACGTCATCGTCACACGCAGCGGAAAGACGATCGAGATCTTAAACACCGATGCCGAAGGCCGCGTCGTCTTGTCCGACACACTCGACGTGGCGGTCGAGCACCAGCCGGCGGCGATGGTTGATCTGGCGACGTTGACCGGTGCCTGCATGGTTGCCCTGGGAAATGAAGTCGCCGGTCTGATGACCAACAATCAATCGGCCTGCGATGCCGTCATCGACGCGGCCCGCGGCGAAGGCGAACCCGTCTGGCAGCTGCCGATGTTCGAGCTCTACAACGACAAAGTCAAAAGCAAGGTCGCCGACATCAAGAACATCGGCGAAGGCCGCTGGGGTGGCGCGATCACCGCCGCGAAGTTTTTGGAGAACTTTGTCGGCGACGTGCCGTGGGTTCACATCGATATCGCCGGACCGGCGTTTGCGGACAGTCCCAAGCCGCATCGAGACGCCGGTGCGACCGGCGTGATGGTCCGCACGCTCGTCCGCTGGATCGAGAACCAGGCAGGGTAG
- a CDS encoding AAA family ATPase yields MTNVLRIALVDPNDDTRDSLKSMLLGMDTVWLEADCSRYEFFPDVIEQTAPDVGVISLDSDNEKSIRLVERLASDAPDTVILAASESTDGHLILQTIRAGAREFLTLPMSHEDLAAALTRVSQHKFGTTEGGARGCEVIAIAGATGGVGTTSAAVNLGCIFAADNRNSVALLDLDLALGDADVFLDAIPDYTLADVVQNVSRLDIQLLKQSLTKHSSGLYLLPRPVELHDTIGITDESLRKVIGLLKASFTHLVIDLSKTYSAVDMAAIEAASKVLLITQLDLPCLRNVVRLMMSFEEVDGLQSKIEIVVNRAGLESGQISLKKAKETLGRDIYALLPNDYRTMVEVRNNGVPLINQAPKAPITQALRDLAAKLQGKEASAEPSESGKSNESKWKMFWPGAKS; encoded by the coding sequence ATGACAAACGTGCTACGAATCGCATTGGTTGACCCCAATGATGACACGCGTGATTCACTCAAGTCCATGCTCTTGGGCATGGACACCGTGTGGCTGGAAGCCGATTGCTCGCGGTATGAATTCTTTCCGGACGTGATCGAGCAAACCGCGCCCGACGTGGGCGTGATCTCGCTGGACAGTGACAACGAAAAATCGATTCGGCTGGTCGAACGGCTCGCCAGCGATGCGCCGGACACGGTGATCCTGGCCGCCAGCGAAAGCACCGATGGCCACCTGATCTTGCAAACGATTCGCGCCGGGGCGCGCGAATTTCTCACCCTGCCGATGTCCCACGAGGACCTCGCCGCGGCGCTGACGCGGGTCAGTCAACACAAGTTCGGCACCACCGAGGGCGGTGCGCGGGGATGCGAAGTCATCGCCATCGCCGGAGCGACCGGCGGCGTCGGAACGACCAGCGCCGCGGTCAATCTGGGCTGCATCTTTGCCGCCGACAATCGAAACAGTGTCGCCCTGTTGGACCTGGACCTGGCACTCGGTGACGCCGACGTCTTTTTGGATGCGATTCCCGACTACACCCTCGCCGATGTCGTCCAAAACGTCTCGCGGTTGGACATCCAACTGCTCAAACAATCGTTGACCAAACACAGCAGCGGGCTGTACCTGTTGCCCCGCCCGGTCGAATTGCATGACACGATCGGAATCACTGATGAAAGTCTGCGAAAAGTGATCGGGCTGTTGAAAGCGTCGTTCACCCACCTGGTCATCGATCTTTCCAAGACCTATAGCGCGGTCGACATGGCGGCGATCGAGGCGGCGTCCAAGGTGTTGTTGATCACCCAATTGGACCTTCCCTGTTTGCGAAACGTCGTGCGTTTGATGATGAGCTTTGAAGAGGTCGACGGTCTGCAAAGCAAGATTGAGATCGTGGTCAATCGCGCGGGGTTGGAATCGGGTCAGATCAGCTTGAAAAAAGCCAAAGAAACACTCGGACGCGATATCTATGCGCTGTTGCCCAACGATTATCGCACGATGGTGGAAGTCCGTAACAACGGCGTGCCCCTGATCAACCAGGCGCCCAAGGCTCCTATCACCCAAGCGCTCCGCGACCTGGCCGCCAAACTCCAAGGCAAAGAAGCCTCGGCCGAGCCCAGCGAAAGCGGCAAGTCGAACGAGAGCAAATGGAAAATGTTCTGGCCCGGCGCCAAGTCATGA
- a CDS encoding A24 family peptidase, whose product METIIQGLTENWAVWFVTVVLIVAAVIDGAILKVPNWLTFPFIICGWVHCTIQGGMAGLGWSLLGTFVGMMLLLVLRNVGGMGGGDVKLLAGVGAWLGTVVTLYAFAATAIVGGIMAVFMIWKSGNWTKHYAMALQILEEWKTVKKPSELSKIARERKPTMYLLPYGIPMAIGSILYFAYAGMLV is encoded by the coding sequence ATGGAAACCATCATCCAGGGTCTGACTGAAAATTGGGCCGTCTGGTTTGTCACGGTCGTCTTGATCGTCGCCGCGGTCATCGATGGAGCCATCCTGAAGGTTCCGAATTGGCTGACCTTTCCATTCATCATCTGCGGTTGGGTTCACTGCACCATCCAGGGCGGGATGGCCGGACTGGGTTGGAGCCTGTTGGGCACCTTCGTCGGAATGATGCTGTTGCTGGTGTTGCGAAACGTCGGCGGAATGGGCGGCGGCGACGTGAAACTGCTCGCCGGGGTCGGTGCCTGGTTGGGCACCGTGGTGACGCTTTACGCGTTCGCCGCGACCGCAATCGTGGGCGGCATCATGGCCGTGTTCATGATCTGGAAGAGCGGGAACTGGACCAAACACTACGCCATGGCGCTGCAAATTTTGGAAGAATGGAAGACGGTGAAGAAACCTTCGGAGCTTTCCAAGATCGCCCGCGAGCGAAAACCGACCATGTATTTGCTGCCATACGGAATACCGATGGCAATCGGATCCATTCTCTATTTTGCCTACGCCGGAATGTTGGTCTGA
- a CDS encoding Flp family type IVb pilin translates to MKKFANSIVEFLKEEDGPTAVEYAVMLALIVVVCLAAVGTIGTESNKKFEEVGAAIAAN, encoded by the coding sequence ATGAAAAAGTTCGCTAATAGCATCGTTGAGTTCTTGAAGGAAGAAGATGGCCCGACCGCAGTCGAGTACGCTGTGATGTTGGCCCTGATCGTCGTCGTTTGTTTGGCCGCAGTCGGCACGATCGGCACCGAGTCGAACAAGAAGTTCGAAGAAGTCGGAGCCGCAATCGCCGCTAACTAA
- the cpaB gene encoding Flp pilus assembly protein CpaB, with amino-acid sequence MRNKSLFLLLAGICGTVAAVGVGQWMQAQNGTPTEMAEILVTTVSINPEEQITAEKLRLEQWPADRVPQGASAELSQFEGRFAKVPLYAGEPMLDLKLMNEVEDKVVPKGYAVVSLPAGRDGTVNLVSPGDRVDIRGFFTKGEMFARDMALDVLTGIKVYGIDGITKFDPDQPRTRSARDIQLLIRKADVEAFDFAKKLGEISLSLGSPTADDESIPEGETSEAARKFLRDLQDRRDEQERLRKLAAEEKPVEVAQAEAGPKKATFRTTKIINGRMIVYEWVEGEPLPRVVGDTGALDLATTDDSAEQSADQNKPTSDDYLRGADSPFFQPEGGEGSDE; translated from the coding sequence ATGCGAAACAAATCACTTTTCTTGCTACTTGCCGGCATCTGCGGCACCGTTGCGGCCGTCGGAGTCGGACAGTGGATGCAGGCACAAAACGGCACCCCCACGGAAATGGCGGAGATCTTGGTCACCACGGTTTCCATCAATCCCGAAGAACAAATCACCGCCGAGAAACTTCGGCTGGAACAGTGGCCGGCCGACCGCGTCCCGCAGGGCGCCTCGGCGGAGCTGAGCCAGTTTGAGGGACGATTCGCCAAGGTCCCGCTGTATGCCGGCGAGCCGATGTTGGACCTGAAATTAATGAATGAAGTCGAAGACAAGGTGGTGCCGAAAGGCTACGCCGTCGTCTCGTTGCCGGCCGGCCGTGACGGAACGGTCAACCTGGTCAGTCCCGGCGACCGCGTCGACATCCGCGGCTTTTTCACCAAGGGTGAGATGTTTGCCCGCGACATGGCACTCGATGTGTTGACCGGCATCAAGGTCTACGGCATCGATGGGATCACCAAGTTCGATCCCGACCAACCACGCACACGATCCGCTCGCGACATCCAGTTGCTGATCCGCAAGGCCGATGTCGAAGCCTTTGACTTTGCCAAGAAACTCGGCGAGATCTCATTGTCGCTGGGCAGTCCGACGGCCGATGACGAAAGTATCCCGGAAGGCGAAACCAGCGAAGCGGCCCGCAAGTTCCTGCGAGATCTGCAGGACCGTCGCGACGAACAAGAGCGGCTGAGAAAGCTTGCCGCGGAAGAAAAACCCGTAGAAGTCGCACAGGCGGAAGCCGGACCGAAGAAAGCGACCTTCCGCACCACAAAAATCATCAACGGAAGAATGATTGTTTACGAATGGGTGGAAGGGGAACCGTTGCCGCGTGTCGTCGGAGACACCGGAGCGCTTGACCTGGCGACCACGGATGATTCGGCCGAGCAATCAGCCGACCAAAACAAACCCACTTCCGATGATTATCTACGAGGCGCCGACAGCCCCTTCTTTCAGCCCGAAGGCGGAGAAGGATCTGACGAGTGA